The Saccharopolyspora gloriosae genome window below encodes:
- a CDS encoding LuxR C-terminal-related transcriptional regulator, translating to MNHPTATVPDLVTGLRAVRLWESIAEAPAAPVQVGVQAAGGCGKTTLLDELAAAYRAAGVPVSASAAGVDPETTAVIVDDAHRLDDSALRAVRELTRHPRARLIVAYRPWPRGAELSELVHALGRTAPPVVLTGYARDDLAARVERGLGSEPPAEWLDWLLAQTGGVPRLVEGVLADLSPHDLTRRGVPSRVVEQVQQEIDGLGAEGRACAAAIAVGAAAHPDVLAWLLELDPAAVVPALSAIRASGLTDGSDELLPLVRKAVQLLTPVDQRLRIVRKLVRVQLDRGRPVLGLLRPFLESETAATADDALAEAFEQAGVEAAEQAPELASRFFDAAVSAGTPPARLAARRARAAAIAGNFDEALRLADAVIVDESVPDRALGVQVAASVLAHRGLPARSAQLCRWSAEHLRWPGDRAYAAVSLIGTGRLAEAEGLLGSVTDPGPPTSLSGSTDQLVDGLRESITGSAVTALSQLTRSASLAEPVGGATLVPDTPAAIATLAALHCGELDVASSVVGRAIEAGSGGPMLAVRHRLLAAWIPLARGDTPAARTALDAAVCSPDSLQARDRLLATAIEAGIANRDNDTTALNAVRGRARQAIAEHPADLFGLLALGELAVSCARLHDQDWVEPHLRAAFALLGELGDPPLWSGLLRWKCLQAAVVSEDADSARTHVAALEAMAAHNPMSAAMAAAAKTWLGVLAGEVDRDQAEQAARGLHAAGLTWDGARLAGQAALRTADRPTMLALLECARSLQGKPARPRSVGEQGEQNLLSEREREVAELVLSGLTYKQVGKRLFISAKTVEHHIGRIKQRLGATSREDLLTRLRTMLDS from the coding sequence GTGAACCACCCGACAGCGACCGTCCCAGACCTGGTCACCGGCCTGCGCGCCGTGCGGCTGTGGGAGTCGATCGCGGAAGCCCCCGCCGCGCCGGTGCAGGTCGGCGTGCAGGCGGCGGGCGGTTGCGGCAAGACCACCCTGCTCGACGAGCTCGCCGCCGCCTACCGGGCCGCCGGAGTACCGGTCTCGGCGAGCGCCGCCGGAGTCGACCCGGAGACCACCGCCGTGATCGTCGACGACGCGCACCGGCTCGACGACTCCGCGCTGCGCGCCGTGCGGGAACTGACACGGCACCCGCGGGCCCGGCTGATCGTCGCCTACCGGCCGTGGCCGCGCGGCGCGGAGCTCAGCGAGCTCGTGCACGCCCTGGGCCGGACCGCGCCGCCCGTCGTGCTGACCGGGTACGCCCGGGACGACCTCGCCGCCCGCGTCGAACGCGGTCTCGGCTCCGAACCGCCCGCCGAATGGCTGGACTGGCTGCTGGCGCAGACCGGCGGCGTGCCGCGCCTCGTGGAGGGCGTGCTCGCCGACCTCTCGCCGCACGACCTCACCCGGCGCGGCGTGCCGTCGCGCGTCGTCGAGCAGGTCCAGCAGGAGATCGACGGCCTCGGGGCGGAAGGCCGCGCGTGCGCCGCCGCGATCGCCGTCGGCGCCGCCGCGCACCCCGACGTGCTGGCCTGGCTGCTCGAACTCGACCCGGCCGCGGTCGTGCCCGCGCTGTCGGCGATCCGGGCGAGCGGGCTGACCGACGGCTCCGACGAGCTGCTGCCGCTGGTCCGCAAGGCCGTGCAGCTGCTCACCCCCGTCGACCAGCGGTTGCGGATCGTGCGCAAGCTGGTGCGCGTGCAGCTCGACCGGGGACGTCCGGTGCTGGGGCTGCTGCGCCCCTTCCTGGAATCCGAAACGGCCGCCACCGCCGACGACGCGCTGGCCGAGGCGTTCGAGCAGGCCGGGGTGGAAGCGGCCGAGCAGGCGCCGGAACTCGCCTCGCGGTTCTTCGACGCCGCCGTCTCCGCGGGCACCCCGCCCGCGCGGCTGGCCGCTCGCCGCGCCAGGGCCGCCGCGATCGCCGGGAACTTCGACGAGGCGCTGCGGCTGGCCGACGCGGTGATCGTGGACGAATCGGTGCCGGACCGGGCGCTGGGCGTGCAGGTCGCGGCGAGCGTGCTCGCGCACCGCGGGCTGCCGGCCCGCTCCGCGCAGCTGTGCCGCTGGTCGGCGGAGCACCTGCGCTGGCCCGGCGACCGCGCCTACGCCGCCGTGTCGCTGATCGGCACGGGACGGCTGGCCGAAGCGGAAGGGCTGCTGGGCTCCGTCACCGACCCCGGGCCGCCCACCTCGCTGTCCGGCTCGACCGACCAGCTCGTCGACGGGCTCCGGGAATCGATCACCGGCAGCGCCGTGACCGCGCTGTCCCAGCTGACCCGCTCCGCGTCGCTGGCCGAACCGGTCGGGGGCGCCACCCTCGTCCCGGACACGCCCGCGGCCATCGCGACGTTGGCGGCGCTGCACTGCGGTGAGCTCGACGTCGCGTCCTCCGTGGTGGGGCGTGCCATCGAAGCGGGCAGCGGCGGACCGATGCTGGCGGTGCGCCACCGGTTGCTCGCGGCGTGGATCCCGCTGGCCCGCGGGGACACCCCCGCGGCCCGCACCGCGCTGGACGCCGCGGTGTGCTCGCCGGATTCGCTGCAGGCGCGGGACCGGCTGCTGGCCACCGCGATCGAAGCCGGGATCGCCAACCGCGACAACGACACGACCGCGCTGAACGCGGTGCGCGGCCGGGCCCGCCAGGCCATCGCCGAACACCCGGCGGACCTGTTCGGGCTGCTCGCGCTCGGCGAACTCGCCGTGTCCTGCGCGCGGCTGCACGACCAGGACTGGGTCGAACCGCACCTGCGCGCCGCGTTCGCCCTGCTCGGCGAGCTCGGCGACCCGCCGCTGTGGTCGGGCCTGCTGCGGTGGAAGTGCCTGCAGGCCGCGGTCGTGAGCGAGGACGCCGACAGCGCCCGCACGCACGTGGCGGCGCTGGAAGCGATGGCCGCGCACAACCCGATGTCGGCCGCGATGGCCGCCGCCGCGAAGACCTGGCTGGGCGTGCTCGCCGGCGAGGTCGACCGGGACCAGGCCGAGCAGGCCGCGCGCGGACTGCACGCGGCCGGGCTCACCTGGGACGGAGCCCGGCTCGCGGGCCAGGCCGCGCTGCGCACCGCCGACCGCCCGACGATGCTGGCGCTGCTCGAATGCGCCCGCTCCCTGCAGGGCAAACCCGCCCGGCCGAGGTCGGTCGGCGAGCAGGGCGAGCAGAACCTCCTCAGCGAACGCGAACGGGAGGTGGCCGAACTGGTCCTGTCCGGCCTCACCTACAAGCAGGTGGGCAAGCGGCTGTTCATCTCGGCCAAGACGGTCGAGCACCACATCGGCCGGATCAAGCAGCGGCTCGGAGCCACCTCCCGGGAAGACCTGCTAACCCGCCTACGCACCATGCTGGATTCCTGA
- a CDS encoding Hsp70 family protein, producing the protein MPYVLGIHVGATATSAAIARRQGGRWGAATPLPLSSTGHTVPTVLCRVQDGSFVAGEPASRQELTHHEWVVRGFTRQVGDDAPLLVGSEFVTAQALVAAVVEWVADNVAQQLGHPAEHITVAHSAAWGPFRSHLVRQALAGLGLRDLTLVPEPLAVALDYASKQQVAEQDAVAVANVGGTGFDATVLRRRAPGFDVLGSSLDSGHPSGQDLDDEVFAHLRAELGSQLDAMDPADPEHRAALAGLRADCVRAKEALSHHPGTTVRVDLPNLRTDFAISRSRYEQLARPHLERVPELLLQAVQSAAVSPEDLSALVLAGGTMRTPMAKQLVAERLERTPQVDAAPELVAARGAAVSAVGVLSSVSDQAASVAETSVLMRVEGPGSGGLDVIDGEPEREAPVRPPVQVEPMYLEPPDEDRQRLFKILKLSAAALLIIGGLVLTLVQGVGGTQPASPITSQQR; encoded by the coding sequence ATGCCTTACGTCCTGGGGATCCATGTCGGGGCCACGGCCACCTCCGCCGCCATCGCGCGGCGCCAAGGCGGCAGGTGGGGTGCGGCCACCCCGCTGCCGCTGAGCTCCACCGGGCACACCGTTCCGACGGTGCTGTGCCGAGTCCAGGACGGCTCCTTCGTCGCCGGGGAACCGGCGAGCAGGCAGGAACTGACCCACCACGAGTGGGTCGTCCGCGGATTCACCCGCCAGGTCGGCGACGACGCCCCCCTGCTGGTCGGCAGCGAGTTCGTCACCGCGCAAGCACTGGTAGCGGCCGTGGTCGAGTGGGTCGCCGACAACGTCGCCCAGCAGCTCGGCCACCCGGCCGAGCACATCACCGTCGCGCACAGCGCGGCGTGGGGACCGTTCCGCAGCCACCTGGTGCGCCAAGCGCTCGCGGGTCTCGGCCTGCGCGACCTCACGCTGGTGCCCGAACCGCTGGCCGTGGCGCTCGACTACGCGAGCAAGCAGCAGGTCGCCGAGCAGGACGCGGTCGCGGTCGCCAACGTGGGCGGCACCGGCTTCGACGCGACGGTGCTGCGCCGCCGCGCTCCCGGCTTCGACGTGCTCGGGTCCTCGTTGGACTCCGGGCACCCGAGCGGGCAGGACCTCGACGACGAGGTCTTCGCCCACCTGCGGGCCGAACTCGGCTCCCAGCTCGACGCGATGGATCCGGCCGATCCCGAGCACCGCGCCGCGCTCGCCGGGCTGCGCGCCGACTGCGTCCGGGCCAAGGAAGCTCTGTCCCACCACCCGGGAACGACCGTCCGCGTGGACCTGCCGAACCTGCGCACCGACTTCGCGATCTCCCGCTCCCGCTACGAACAGCTGGCCCGCCCGCACCTGGAACGCGTTCCGGAGCTGCTGCTGCAAGCCGTGCAGTCCGCGGCGGTGAGCCCGGAGGACCTCTCGGCGCTGGTGCTCGCGGGCGGCACGATGCGGACCCCGATGGCCAAGCAGCTCGTCGCCGAGCGGCTCGAACGGACCCCGCAGGTCGACGCCGCGCCGGAGCTCGTCGCGGCCCGCGGCGCGGCGGTCTCGGCCGTCGGAGTGCTGTCCTCGGTGAGCGACCAGGCCGCGTCGGTCGCGGAGACGAGCGTGCTGATGCGCGTCGAAGGTCCGGGCTCCGGCGGCCTGGACGTCATCGACGGCGAACCGGAGCGCGAAGCCCCCGTCCGGCCGCCCGTGCAGGTCGAACCGATGTACCTGGAACCGCCGGACGAAGACCGGCAACGACTGTTCAAGATCCTCAAGCTGAGCGCCGCGGCGCTGCTGATCATCGGTGGCCTGGTGCTGACCCTCGTGCAAGGCGTGGGCGGCACCCAACCGGCCAGCCCGATCACCAGCCAGCAGCGCTGA
- a CDS encoding IniB N-terminal domain-containing protein, producing MIHSQPDDAPDRAETPTSTPGAQDAPSQPDGPTLYEFLTRLVTSPDAQAAFDADPRATLDHAGLGDMSATDVLQASSLVLDYAPVEIADEYGRSLQSSVEKFAASTQHVAINELHPAQPHEQEMELSMLPPHNTPAPSPEAPAGDTNIDIEQNDSHNLISVHDVLSGNDVANGVGNVVGDTTSDATNTVDNTVNTVGDVTGDVTGTVGDVTGTVGDVTGAVGDVTGAVGDVTGVAGDLTGALPAGAPAGIEGGALSGVAGGALDTVGDVAGGVPVAGDIAGPAVDTVGGVAGGAVGTVEGVAGGAVDTVGGVAGGVVGGPVADVTSALPAPADLPVVGDVAEQLPVDDVVSHLPAPSDLPVVGDIAGPAVEDVAGAATSALPLDGLL from the coding sequence ATGATCCACTCTCAGCCGGATGATGCCCCGGATCGTGCCGAGACCCCCACTTCCACCCCGGGGGCGCAGGACGCGCCCAGCCAGCCGGACGGCCCGACGCTGTACGAGTTCCTGACGCGGCTCGTCACCAGCCCGGACGCACAGGCGGCCTTCGACGCTGATCCGCGCGCCACGCTGGATCACGCCGGACTCGGGGACATGAGCGCGACGGACGTGCTGCAAGCATCGTCGCTGGTGCTCGACTACGCGCCGGTCGAGATCGCGGATGAATACGGCCGCTCGCTCCAGAGCAGCGTCGAGAAGTTCGCCGCGAGCACCCAGCATGTCGCGATCAACGAATTGCATCCCGCACAGCCACACGAGCAAGAGATGGAACTGAGCATGCTGCCTCCGCACAACACCCCGGCCCCCTCCCCCGAAGCTCCCGCCGGTGACACCAACATCGACATCGAGCAGAACGACTCGCACAACCTGATCAGCGTGCACGACGTGCTCAGCGGCAACGACGTCGCCAACGGCGTCGGCAACGTCGTGGGTGACACCACCTCCGACGCCACCAACACGGTCGACAACACCGTCAACACCGTTGGCGACGTGACCGGCGACGTGACCGGCACCGTGGGCGACGTGACCGGCACGGTCGGCGACGTCACGGGCGCCGTGGGCGACGTGACCGGTGCCGTGGGCGACGTGACCGGCGTTGCCGGTGACCTGACCGGCGCTCTGCCCGCCGGTGCCCCCGCCGGGATCGAGGGTGGCGCCCTGTCCGGCGTCGCCGGTGGCGCGCTGGACACCGTGGGCGACGTGGCCGGCGGCGTGCCGGTCGCCGGTGACATCGCGGGCCCGGCCGTCGACACCGTCGGTGGCGTGGCCGGTGGCGCCGTGGGCACCGTCGAGGGCGTCGCCGGTGGAGCCGTCGACACCGTCGGTGGCGTGGCCGGTGGCGTCGTGGGCGGCCCGGTCGCCGACGTGACCTCCGCGCTGCCCGCGCCGGCCGACCTCCCGGTCGTCGGTGACGTGGCCGAGCAGCTGCCGGTCGACGACGTGGTCTCCCACCTGCCGGCCCCGAGCGACCTGCCGGTCGTCGGCGACATCGCCGGCCCGGCCGTCGAGGACGTCGCGGGTGCGGCCACCTCGGCGCTGCCGCTGGACGGCCTGCTCTGA
- a CDS encoding dynamin family protein, with translation MIETAMVELIDRATAECAEQQRPDLHNRLRQIRTRVLDPAQLVLVVGEPKQGKSELINALVNAAVCDSGEDATTLVPTLVRHSEHPTAQVIEQEPTSGHATLDRFPVPVEQVRERIDQAISSGRPVSRGEVGIPRAVLKDGLVLMDTPGVGATSATLTARTLGVVAEADALLIVSDATQELTHNELSFLKKVTKLCPNVAVVQPKTDITPHWRKVVEVNQRHLAGAGINTKIFPVSSTIRMQAMHAKDATLNTESGFPQLVEYLRGEALGQHDQLTRRLVAQNVADAVDELSETLKAELTGQSPRTAAETLIELETAQRRSEDLRRVTGRWQKTLSDGVGEMFADIEFDFRERSWAITGQIAETLEEADPVVVWDDFVEWLDNALMTAIEENFAWLEGRREQLRDRVTDEFLREHPSMRPQIEQVSIPDPFDQVTPLKKPSNGTYKQLDQVLTGLRGSYGGVLMFGLITSMAGLPLMNVVSISAGLLLGSRSLNEEKDARLRRRQAEAKTTAQRYVEHVVFHVNKEAKDAIRATHRALHQHFTQLTEEAQLEISKDIQNIKRVAERSAVDREDRAREIRRKLEELALLRRRAGMLTANRITAA, from the coding sequence GTGATCGAGACGGCGATGGTGGAACTGATCGATCGCGCGACTGCCGAATGCGCCGAGCAGCAGCGCCCCGACCTGCACAACCGACTACGGCAGATCCGCACGCGCGTCCTGGACCCAGCCCAGCTCGTACTGGTCGTGGGAGAACCGAAGCAGGGCAAGAGCGAACTGATCAACGCGTTGGTCAACGCCGCCGTGTGCGACTCCGGCGAAGACGCCACCACGCTCGTGCCCACTCTGGTGCGCCATTCCGAGCACCCCACCGCCCAGGTGATCGAGCAGGAACCGACGAGCGGGCACGCCACCCTCGACCGGTTCCCGGTGCCCGTGGAGCAGGTGCGGGAACGCATCGACCAGGCCATCAGCAGCGGCAGGCCGGTCAGCCGCGGCGAAGTCGGCATTCCGCGCGCCGTGCTCAAGGACGGCCTGGTGCTGATGGACACGCCGGGCGTCGGCGCCACGTCCGCCACGCTCACCGCCCGCACGCTCGGCGTCGTCGCCGAAGCCGACGCGCTGCTGATCGTCTCCGACGCGACCCAGGAACTCACGCACAACGAGCTGAGCTTCCTGAAGAAGGTCACCAAGCTGTGCCCGAACGTGGCCGTCGTACAACCCAAAACAGACATAACGCCGCATTGGCGAAAAGTGGTGGAAGTCAATCAACGCCACCTCGCGGGCGCGGGCATCAACACCAAGATCTTTCCGGTGTCTTCCACGATTCGGATGCAGGCGATGCACGCGAAAGACGCCACGCTCAACACCGAATCCGGATTTCCGCAGCTGGTCGAATACCTGCGCGGCGAAGCACTCGGGCAGCACGATCAACTCACCCGGCGGCTCGTGGCGCAGAACGTCGCCGACGCGGTCGACGAGCTCAGCGAAACGTTGAAAGCGGAACTCACCGGACAAAGTCCGCGAACCGCCGCGGAAACGCTGATCGAACTGGAAACCGCCCAACGCCGCTCCGAAGATCTGCGGCGGGTCACCGGGCGCTGGCAGAAGACGCTCAGCGACGGCGTCGGCGAAATGTTCGCCGACATCGAGTTCGACTTCCGGGAACGCAGCTGGGCCATCACCGGCCAGATCGCCGAGACGCTCGAAGAAGCCGACCCGGTGGTCGTGTGGGACGACTTCGTGGAGTGGCTCGACAACGCGCTCATGACCGCCATCGAGGAGAACTTCGCCTGGCTCGAAGGACGCCGCGAGCAGCTGCGCGACCGGGTCACCGACGAATTCCTGCGCGAGCACCCCAGCATGCGCCCGCAGATCGAGCAGGTGTCCATCCCGGACCCGTTCGACCAGGTCACGCCGTTGAAGAAACCCAGCAACGGCACCTACAAGCAGCTCGACCAGGTGCTCACCGGGCTGCGCGGCTCCTACGGCGGCGTGCTCATGTTCGGCCTGATCACCAGCATGGCCGGGTTGCCGCTGATGAACGTCGTGTCCATCTCCGCGGGCCTGCTGCTGGGCAGCCGCAGTCTCAACGAGGAGAAGGACGCCCGGCTGCGCCGCCGCCAGGCCGAGGCCAAGACGACCGCGCAGCGCTACGTGGAGCACGTCGTGTTCCACGTGAACAAGGAGGCCAAGGACGCCATCCGGGCCACGCACCGCGCGCTGCACCAGCACTTCACCCAGCTCACCGAGGAAGCGCAGTTGGAGATCAGCAAGGACATCCAGAACATCAAGCGCGTCGCCGAGCGCAGCGCCGTCGACCGCGAGGACCGGGCCCGCGAGATCCGCCGGAAGCTGGAAGAGCTGGCGCTGCTGCGCAGGCGCGCCGGGATGCTGACCGCGAACCGCATCACCGCGGCATGA
- a CDS encoding dynamin family protein, producing MSRPDTPQDGLLERSRALLIRTMTFYRDDPRTSAWLRGRLERLEQPLRIAVSGRVKSGKSTLINALVGQHLAPTDAEESTQVNTFYQYGPEPRITVHTPHGAVQNVPVTTLDPSTIRDLQRWRPDEVSRLVIEAPAPGLQAITLLETPGVSSSAMQDTGRSALAQILSEADALLYLTRYPQQTDVQFLQSVHELQLARRAPINTIITFSRADEMGNGGSGAVAAAERIALRFRDEPAVRSFTQYAIPVIGLLGQAAATFTEADLAALVALRQLPEKALETLLLSSDRFSNNPTPESVPPSVRQDLMNRFGRFGLAQAFTALGEGITDHKRLSATLLEASRLNDLQEAVHQQFIERQDALRARSVLLAVDMVLRANPRPGVQQLRGEFERLLSNAPEWEEMRLLSALQSGQLSFPRPLQNDARRLLGSHGPGAAARLGQEPDTLESILADEAGAALARWRDQAVNPLHDRAHRDAVRVVLRSCERLIASRVQP from the coding sequence ATGAGCAGGCCGGACACCCCCCAGGACGGCCTGCTGGAGCGGTCCCGCGCGCTGCTGATCCGCACGATGACGTTCTACCGGGACGACCCGCGCACCTCGGCCTGGCTGCGCGGGCGGCTGGAACGGCTCGAGCAGCCGCTGCGCATCGCGGTCAGCGGGCGGGTGAAGTCCGGGAAGTCGACGCTGATCAACGCGTTGGTGGGCCAGCACCTCGCGCCGACCGACGCCGAGGAGAGCACCCAGGTCAACACGTTCTACCAGTACGGGCCGGAACCCCGGATCACCGTGCACACCCCGCACGGGGCGGTGCAGAACGTGCCGGTGACGACGCTGGACCCGAGCACGATCCGCGACCTGCAGCGCTGGCGCCCGGACGAGGTGTCGCGACTGGTGATCGAGGCCCCCGCGCCGGGCCTGCAGGCCATCACGCTGCTGGAGACGCCCGGGGTGTCGTCCTCGGCGATGCAGGACACGGGCCGCTCGGCGCTCGCGCAGATCCTGTCCGAGGCGGACGCGCTACTCTACCTCACGCGCTACCCGCAGCAGACCGACGTGCAGTTCCTGCAGTCGGTGCACGAGTTGCAGCTCGCGCGGCGCGCGCCGATCAACACGATCATCACGTTCTCCCGCGCCGACGAGATGGGCAACGGCGGCAGCGGCGCAGTGGCGGCGGCAGAGCGGATCGCGCTGCGGTTCCGCGACGAGCCTGCGGTGCGGTCGTTCACGCAGTACGCGATCCCGGTGATCGGGCTGCTGGGGCAGGCCGCGGCCACGTTCACCGAGGCGGACCTCGCCGCGCTGGTGGCGTTGCGGCAGTTGCCGGAGAAGGCGTTGGAGACGCTGCTGCTGTCCTCCGACCGGTTCTCGAACAACCCCACGCCGGAATCGGTGCCGCCGAGCGTGCGCCAGGACCTGATGAACCGCTTCGGGCGGTTCGGCCTGGCCCAGGCGTTCACCGCGCTCGGCGAGGGCATCACGGACCACAAGCGGCTGAGCGCGACGCTGCTGGAGGCGAGCAGGCTCAACGACCTGCAGGAAGCGGTGCACCAGCAGTTCATCGAACGCCAGGACGCGCTGCGGGCGCGGTCGGTGCTGCTGGCGGTGGACATGGTGCTGCGGGCGAACCCGCGGCCCGGCGTGCAGCAGCTGCGCGGGGAGTTCGAGCGGCTGCTGTCGAACGCGCCGGAGTGGGAGGAGATGCGGCTGCTGTCGGCGTTGCAGTCCGGTCAGCTGAGCTTCCCGCGACCGCTGCAGAACGACGCGCGGCGACTGCTGGGGTCGCACGGCCCGGGCGCGGCGGCCCGGCTCGGCCAGGAACCGGACACCCTGGAGTCGATCTTGGCGGACGAGGCGGGCGCGGCGCTCGCGCGGTGGCGCGACCAGGCGGTGAACCCGCTGCACGACCGAGCCCACCGCGACGCGGTCCGCGTCGTGCTGCGCAGCTGCGAACGGCTGATCGCGTCCCGAGTCCAGCCCTGA
- a CDS encoding Fur family transcriptional regulator has product MNQHSDPGTGHTDAADGHAVALRSRLRDAGLRVTKPRVAVLRWLAGHPHSTADQAVSAVRPELGGVSTQAVYDVLRACTAAGLLRRIEPAGHPARFEARTADNHHHLVCRRCGRTEDVDCVHGAAPCLTPSDSAGYAVDEAEVVYWGVCPDCRSAARPTGDQLADPNRGARSGRAPGR; this is encoded by the coding sequence ATGAACCAGCACAGCGATCCCGGTACCGGGCACACCGACGCTGCGGACGGCCACGCGGTCGCCCTCCGCAGCCGGTTGCGCGACGCCGGGCTGCGGGTCACCAAGCCCCGCGTCGCGGTGCTGCGCTGGCTGGCGGGGCACCCGCACTCGACCGCGGACCAAGCCGTGAGCGCGGTGCGACCCGAGCTCGGCGGGGTCTCCACGCAGGCCGTCTACGACGTGCTGCGCGCGTGCACCGCGGCCGGACTGCTGCGGAGGATCGAACCCGCCGGTCACCCGGCCAGGTTCGAGGCCAGGACCGCCGACAACCACCACCACCTGGTCTGCCGCCGCTGCGGCCGGACCGAGGACGTCGACTGCGTGCACGGCGCCGCGCCCTGCCTGACCCCGTCCGACTCCGCCGGGTACGCGGTGGACGAGGCCGAGGTCGTGTACTGGGGCGTGTGCCCGGACTGCCGTTCCGCCGCACGACCGACCGGCGACCAGCTCGCCGACCCGAACCGGGGCGCCCGATCCGGTCGCGCCCCTGGCCGCTGA
- a CDS encoding gluconokinase produces MSSAPVVLGIDLGTTATKVVAATRDAEVLHQTERGYPLRTDETGEATQDPRQVRDAAIEALTECVTWAREQGHEVRALSFSTAMHTLVGLDSAGEPVTPAFNWADTRAAEVAKRLRADESGAAAELHRATGTPVHTQSVMVKLAWLTGQRTDLTAGVERWGALKDFVFGAFVDEFVTDYSLASGSGLQDMHSLDWHEPALAVAGVRAEQLPEIKAPTESLPLTARMAAATGLPEGLPVVLGGGDGPLANLGVGATSPGVAALSLGTSGALRVVRERPGVDDACRTFSYALADGLWVIGGAVSNGAVVGQWAADTFGVDVADLLDEALAVEPGAEGLLALPYLLGERAPWWEPGLTGAFVGLRRSHGRAEMTRAVVEGVAQQLALVKEAVHDAGAHVRAVRATGGGFRSEVWAAAISAALGMELELAESSGGSGLGAVLLGWRALGELDSLESASELVRPERVVAPDADAAELLARRRPLVDQLHRTLRTLEL; encoded by the coding sequence ATGAGCTCCGCACCGGTCGTTCTCGGCATTGATCTCGGCACCACGGCGACGAAGGTCGTCGCCGCCACCCGCGACGCCGAGGTGCTGCACCAGACCGAGCGCGGCTACCCGTTGCGGACCGACGAGACGGGCGAGGCGACGCAGGACCCGCGGCAGGTGCGGGACGCGGCGATCGAGGCGCTCACCGAATGCGTGACCTGGGCTCGCGAGCAGGGGCACGAGGTGCGGGCGCTCTCGTTCAGCACCGCGATGCACACCCTGGTGGGTCTGGACTCGGCCGGGGAACCGGTGACGCCGGCGTTCAACTGGGCCGACACCCGCGCCGCCGAGGTCGCGAAGCGGCTGCGCGCCGACGAGTCCGGGGCCGCCGCCGAGCTGCACCGGGCCACCGGCACGCCGGTGCACACCCAGTCGGTGATGGTGAAGCTCGCTTGGCTGACCGGGCAGCGCACCGACCTCACCGCCGGGGTCGAGCGCTGGGGCGCGCTGAAGGACTTCGTGTTCGGGGCGTTCGTCGACGAGTTCGTGACCGACTACTCGCTGGCTTCCGGCAGCGGGCTGCAGGACATGCACTCGCTGGACTGGCACGAGCCGGCGCTGGCGGTGGCGGGAGTCCGCGCCGAGCAGCTGCCCGAGATCAAGGCGCCGACCGAGTCGCTGCCGCTGACGGCTCGGATGGCCGCGGCCACCGGACTGCCCGAGGGGCTGCCGGTGGTGCTCGGCGGCGGCGACGGGCCGCTGGCGAACCTCGGGGTCGGTGCCACCAGTCCGGGGGTGGCCGCGCTGTCGCTCGGGACCAGCGGGGCGCTGCGGGTGGTGCGGGAACGGCCCGGTGTCGACGACGCGTGCCGCACCTTCAGCTACGCCCTCGCCGACGGGCTCTGGGTGATCGGCGGCGCGGTGAGCAACGGTGCCGTGGTGGGGCAGTGGGCGGCCGACACGTTCGGCGTCGACGTCGCCGACCTGCTCGACGAGGCGCTGGCCGTCGAACCGGGCGCCGAAGGGCTGCTCGCCCTGCCGTACCTGCTGGGGGAGCGGGCGCCCTGGTGGGAGCCGGGTCTGACCGGGGCGTTCGTGGGGCTGCGCAGGTCGCACGGGCGGGCCGAGATGACCCGCGCGGTCGTCGAGGGCGTGGCGCAGCAGCTGGCGCTGGTCAAGGAGGCCGTGCACGACGCGGGCGCGCACGTGCGCGCCGTGCGGGCGACCGGAGGGGGGTTCCGCAGCGAGGTGTGGGCCGCCGCGATCTCCGCGGCGCTGGGCATGGAGCTGGAACTCGCCGAGAGCAGCGGCGGGTCCGGGCTCGGTGCGGTGCTGCTGGGTTGGCGGGCGCTCGGCGAACTCGACTCCTTGGAATCCGCGTCCGAGCTGGTGCGGCCCGAACGCGTCGTCGCCCCGGACGCCGACGCGGCGGAGCTGCTCGCCCGCCGCCGCCCGCTGGTCGACCAGCTGCACCGGACGCTGCGCACCCTGGAGCTCTGA
- a CDS encoding Uma2 family endonuclease: protein MTNTTHSEYVPTFAHRLALPESEFRFEIQHGHAVPLRSRPLHQRAVIKVCRELSARIPDALEVVYRPPLITSAADPPTVRLPDVVITTAELIDVNIDYLTAADVLGLVEIVEPGSRDRDLVTKRAEYAAAEIPCYSTIDLGGFDFRSSPVLVHHWGTTPEVGGVRMVWRDAFDFDLAGLLWASSGRPP, encoded by the coding sequence ATGACCAACACGACGCATAGCGAATACGTGCCCACCTTCGCCCACCGGCTCGCCTTGCCGGAGAGCGAATTCCGCTTCGAGATCCAACACGGGCATGCGGTCCCGCTGAGGTCTCGTCCACTGCACCAGCGCGCGGTCATCAAGGTGTGCCGCGAGCTGTCGGCCCGGATTCCGGATGCGCTGGAGGTCGTCTACCGACCTCCGCTGATCACCTCCGCGGCCGATCCGCCGACGGTGCGCCTGCCCGACGTCGTGATCACCACCGCCGAGCTGATCGATGTGAACATCGATTACCTGACCGCCGCCGACGTGCTTGGTCTGGTCGAAATCGTCGAACCGGGCTCCCGCGACCGGGATCTTGTGACGAAGCGCGCCGAGTACGCCGCTGCGGAGATCCCGTGCTACTCGACGATCGATCTCGGGGGCTTCGATTTCCGATCGTCACCGGTTCTGGTTCATCACTGGGGGACCACCCCGGAGGTGGGCGGCGTTCGCATGGTGTGGCGTGATGCGTTCGACTTCGACTTGGCCGGCTTGCTTTGGGCCTCGTCCGGACGTCCGCCATGA